One Phycisphaera mikurensis NBRC 102666 DNA window includes the following coding sequences:
- a CDS encoding flagellar hook capping FlgD N-terminal domain-containing protein — MSAIASGLDLNALRGGSAPATPAAADPGGLGSLDNEGFMKIILQELSQQDPFEPNDTQQLIEQVSSLRNIESQQSLQTTLESLTLQSSMNQASGMLGKRIEALGGDGTAVAGVVERVTIVEGEARLKLDAGPTVPLDRVTAVSENKAAV, encoded by the coding sequence ATGTCTGCCATCGCCAGCGGCCTCGACCTCAACGCCCTCCGCGGCGGCTCCGCGCCCGCCACGCCCGCCGCCGCCGACCCCGGCGGCCTCGGCTCCCTCGACAACGAGGGCTTCATGAAGATCATCCTGCAGGAGCTTTCGCAGCAGGACCCTTTCGAGCCCAACGACACGCAGCAGCTCATCGAGCAGGTCTCCAGCCTGCGGAACATCGAGAGCCAGCAGTCGCTGCAGACCACGCTGGAGAGCCTCACGCTCCAAAGCTCGATGAATCAGGCCAGCGGCATGCTGGGCAAGCGGATCGAGGCCCTCGGCGGCGACGGCACCGCCGTCGCCGGCGTCGTCGAGCGGGTGACGATCGTCGAGGGCGAGGCCCGGCTGAAGCTCGACGCCGGGCCGACCGTCCCCCTCGATCGCGTCACCGCCGTCAGCGAGAACAAGGCCGCGGTTTAA
- a CDS encoding flagellar hook-length control protein FliK, giving the protein MIALPPPPSAPPPAAAEPRPKEPRRADAEPRPRSGFEDRLREARSPGRAEATRSEAPPQEEAKRAEAGAPAEAPDAPPEAAPKERAAAAGEAAPAEPAAPGDEAAAAEAELDAEVASEIEALDDAFAFRFSTELAAPPAGAEGVADARRAAAPVAAVGAATATTAASQPGPGRSAPANPATGGAKASGAGAAVVAADAAPADAEAVRPAGVAASAAAAAAAAGPAGGEAADPAGPASARPAAGGPAGGAAPGPAADPAAPAPVNAPAVDRGPMSVDRVAGAPPGAAATPSSGEAVAAPDELNAGRLTRGLRSAVSQGGGAVTLRLTPESLGTVRVQLDMSGGRVAAHFQADNAAARELLQQQLPQLRASLEAQGLSVDKLSAGSAGASAGNTQSEAGRDPSGGRDASGSARDSGSTPDEGRSRGHTRQQREADERTPAPPRSFLNRSFGDLLGR; this is encoded by the coding sequence ATGATCGCCCTCCCGCCGCCGCCCTCCGCTCCGCCCCCCGCCGCCGCCGAGCCGCGACCCAAAGAGCCGCGGCGGGCGGACGCGGAGCCGCGGCCGCGGTCCGGCTTCGAGGACCGGCTGCGCGAGGCCCGCTCGCCCGGGCGGGCGGAGGCCACGCGCTCCGAAGCTCCGCCGCAAGAGGAGGCGAAGCGGGCGGAGGCTGGAGCCCCGGCCGAGGCGCCGGACGCCCCGCCAGAGGCGGCGCCAAAAGAGCGTGCCGCGGCGGCTGGCGAGGCCGCTCCCGCGGAGCCCGCCGCTCCGGGAGACGAGGCCGCTGCCGCGGAGGCCGAGCTCGACGCCGAGGTGGCGTCGGAGATCGAGGCTCTCGACGACGCGTTCGCCTTCCGCTTCAGCACCGAGCTGGCCGCACCGCCGGCCGGCGCCGAGGGAGTCGCCGACGCTCGGCGTGCGGCGGCACCGGTGGCGGCGGTCGGCGCCGCCACCGCCACCACCGCGGCGTCCCAGCCGGGGCCGGGCAGGTCCGCCCCCGCAAATCCCGCGACGGGCGGGGCCAAGGCGAGCGGCGCCGGCGCAGCGGTCGTCGCTGCCGATGCCGCGCCCGCGGACGCCGAGGCGGTTCGACCTGCCGGCGTCGCCGCTTCCGCGGCGGCCGCGGCCGCGGCCGCCGGCCCCGCCGGCGGCGAGGCGGCGGACCCGGCCGGTCCCGCCTCCGCCCGGCCCGCGGCCGGTGGCCCGGCCGGCGGGGCCGCTCCCGGCCCCGCGGCCGACCCCGCCGCCCCGGCTCCCGTCAACGCCCCCGCGGTGGACCGCGGGCCGATGAGCGTCGACCGCGTCGCCGGCGCCCCGCCCGGCGCCGCGGCAACGCCGAGCTCCGGCGAGGCCGTCGCCGCGCCCGACGAGCTCAATGCCGGCCGCCTCACCCGCGGCCTCCGCTCCGCCGTCTCGCAAGGCGGCGGCGCCGTCACCCTCCGCCTGACGCCCGAGTCACTCGGCACCGTCCGGGTCCAGCTGGACATGAGCGGCGGCCGCGTCGCCGCGCACTTCCAGGCCGACAACGCGGCGGCACGAGAGTTGCTCCAGCAACAGCTCCCGCAGCTGCGGGCGTCGCTGGAGGCTCAGGGGCTCTCCGTCGACAAGCTCAGCGCCGGATCGGCCGGTGCCTCCGCGGGGAACACGCAGTCGGAGGCGGGGCGTGATCCCAGCGGCGGCCGCGACGCCAGCGGCTCCGCCCGCGACTCCGGCTCCACCCCCGACGAGGGCCGGAGCCGGGGCCACACCCGCCAGCAGCGCGAAGCCGACGAACGGACACCCGCCCCGCCCCGCTCCTTCCTCAACCGCTCCTTCGGCGACCTCCTCGGCCGCTGA
- a CDS encoding flagellar FliJ family protein, protein MAAPSTRYHAALTAASAAETSAQQAVARTLRLRMILMDELRRMQETLDASKRKLGESLLGRVDLGAVGAVARYCGDTAGRGRELVGRLAQLERELAGGRVKLNEAVRRRRSLELLAEQELRARRRARERSEEAALDDLSATRFFQERLSGRRGVLAGAPA, encoded by the coding sequence ATGGCCGCCCCTTCCACCCGCTACCACGCCGCCCTCACCGCCGCCTCCGCCGCCGAGACGTCGGCGCAGCAGGCGGTCGCCCGGACGCTCCGCCTGCGGATGATCCTGATGGACGAGCTCCGCCGGATGCAGGAGACGCTCGACGCATCCAAGCGGAAACTCGGCGAGAGCTTGTTGGGCCGGGTCGATCTGGGTGCGGTCGGAGCGGTCGCGCGTTACTGCGGCGACACCGCCGGCCGCGGCCGCGAGCTCGTCGGCAGGCTCGCCCAGCTGGAGCGTGAGCTGGCGGGCGGCCGGGTCAAGCTCAACGAGGCCGTTCGGCGCCGCCGGTCGCTGGAGCTGCTCGCCGAGCAGGAGCTCCGGGCCCGTCGCCGGGCCCGCGAGCGCAGCGAGGAGGCCGCGCTGGACGACCTTTCCGCGACGCGCTTCTTCCAGGAGCGGCTGTCCGGCCGCCGCGGCGTGCTGGCCGGGGCGCCGGCTTGA
- a CDS encoding FliI/YscN family ATPase yields the protein MRTAERLAAIEAAVAPRLSGRVSEIRGMSVCVEGLAVAIGTTVRLVRGGGRPAVPAEAVGFEGGRAVLLPLAEADGLRPGDPAHAEQASAAATFPVGGCLLGRVLDALGRPIDGRGPLRGWTPRALEAPPPGACGRALIGQPLATGVRAIDGLMPLGRGQRMGIFAPPGVGKSTLLAACARGCAADVVVVGLVGERGREVNEFVERTLGPEGLARSVVVVATGDEPAPMRLRAARAATCVAEHFRDGGADVLLLMDSVTRFAQAQRQVGLAAGEPPATRGFPPSVFAALPRLLERAGPGAGGVGSITALYAVLVEGEEAGADPVSEACRGVLDGHLMLDRKLAERGHHPAIDCCASISRVAPHVVDAEHDAARLEVLRLLAAHRDVEDLVAVGAYAAGSRPEADRAIAMKPAMDTFLRQGLASRSASPAFAATRAQLLALAAMADEPAASPRR from the coding sequence GTGAGAACGGCAGAGCGTCTCGCCGCGATCGAGGCGGCGGTGGCCCCGCGGCTGAGCGGGCGCGTCTCGGAGATCCGCGGGATGTCGGTGTGCGTGGAGGGGCTCGCCGTCGCGATCGGCACCACCGTGCGGCTGGTCCGCGGCGGCGGCCGGCCGGCGGTCCCCGCCGAGGCGGTGGGCTTCGAGGGCGGGCGGGCGGTGCTGCTGCCGCTGGCCGAGGCCGACGGGCTGCGGCCCGGCGATCCGGCCCACGCGGAGCAGGCCTCGGCCGCGGCGACCTTCCCGGTCGGCGGCTGCCTGCTCGGCCGCGTGCTCGACGCGCTGGGCCGGCCGATCGACGGACGCGGGCCGCTGCGAGGCTGGACGCCGCGGGCGCTGGAGGCGCCACCGCCGGGGGCCTGCGGCCGGGCCCTCATCGGGCAGCCTCTCGCGACCGGCGTGCGGGCGATCGACGGCCTCATGCCGCTGGGCCGCGGCCAGCGGATGGGCATCTTCGCGCCGCCGGGCGTCGGCAAGAGCACGCTGCTGGCCGCCTGCGCCCGCGGCTGCGCGGCCGACGTCGTGGTCGTCGGCCTCGTGGGCGAGCGGGGGCGCGAGGTCAACGAGTTCGTGGAGCGGACGCTGGGACCCGAGGGCCTGGCCCGCTCGGTCGTGGTCGTGGCGACCGGGGACGAGCCGGCACCGATGCGCCTCCGGGCCGCCCGCGCCGCGACCTGCGTGGCCGAGCACTTCCGCGACGGCGGGGCCGACGTCCTGCTGCTCATGGATTCGGTCACCCGCTTCGCGCAGGCGCAGCGGCAGGTGGGCCTGGCGGCGGGCGAGCCGCCGGCGACGCGCGGCTTCCCGCCGAGCGTCTTCGCGGCGCTCCCGCGCCTGCTCGAGCGGGCCGGTCCCGGGGCGGGGGGCGTCGGCAGCATCACCGCGCTCTATGCCGTGCTCGTCGAGGGCGAGGAAGCCGGGGCCGATCCGGTCTCCGAGGCGTGCCGGGGCGTGCTCGACGGCCACCTCATGCTCGACCGCAAGCTCGCCGAGCGGGGCCACCACCCGGCGATCGACTGCTGCGCCTCGATCAGCCGCGTGGCCCCGCACGTCGTCGATGCCGAGCACGACGCGGCCCGGCTGGAGGTCCTGCGGCTGCTCGCCGCCCACCGCGACGTCGAAGACCTCGTCGCGGTCGGGGCGTACGCCGCGGGCTCCCGGCCCGAAGCGGACCGCGCGATCGCGATGAAGCCGGCGATGGACACCTTCCTGCGGCAGGGGCTGGCCAGCCGCAGCGCCTCGCCGGCTTTCGCCGCAACCCGGGCGCAGCTGCTGGCGCTCGCCGCGATGGCGGACGAGCCGGCGGCGTCGCCGCGCCGCTGA
- a CDS encoding FliH/SctL family protein encodes MPLLKKNPAGSPHAVVLDLTDLGRQAQRLREAVRAEAEGVLEAAKEQAAGLAAVAEAAAREEGEAAGRAQGHAAGLEAGREEAREAESARLADVAAVWKEAAEGVASVRESVRLEAETAVLRLALALAEKVVARHLDTQPDAAVDAVREALSHVLEPVQAVVRVAPEELERVKAALPDLAAAGGGAVRVEADAAVPPRGCVVTHGAGRVDAGVATKLERLAVLLLGERAEAAEAAEGRPPEEAAPAAAEGAAAGEGA; translated from the coding sequence ATGCCGCTGCTCAAGAAGAATCCCGCCGGCTCGCCCCACGCCGTCGTCCTTGACCTGACCGACCTGGGTCGGCAGGCCCAGCGGCTGCGTGAGGCGGTGCGGGCCGAGGCAGAGGGGGTGTTGGAGGCGGCGAAGGAGCAGGCGGCCGGCCTGGCGGCGGTGGCGGAGGCGGCGGCCCGCGAGGAGGGCGAGGCGGCGGGCCGGGCCCAGGGGCACGCGGCGGGGTTGGAGGCGGGGCGGGAGGAGGCGCGCGAGGCGGAGTCGGCGCGACTGGCGGACGTGGCCGCTGTGTGGAAGGAAGCCGCCGAGGGTGTGGCGTCGGTGCGGGAGAGCGTGCGGCTCGAGGCGGAGACGGCGGTGCTGCGGCTGGCGTTGGCGCTGGCGGAGAAGGTGGTGGCGCGTCACCTCGACACGCAGCCCGACGCGGCGGTGGACGCGGTGCGGGAGGCGCTGTCGCACGTGCTCGAGCCGGTGCAGGCGGTGGTGCGCGTCGCGCCCGAGGAGCTCGAGCGGGTGAAGGCCGCGCTGCCGGATCTCGCGGCCGCCGGCGGCGGGGCGGTGCGGGTGGAGGCGGACGCGGCGGTGCCGCCGCGGGGCTGCGTGGTGACGCACGGGGCGGGGCGGGTGGACGCGGGCGTCGCGACGAAGCTGGAGCGGCTGGCCGTGCTGCTGCTGGGGGAGCGGGCGGAGGCGGCGGAAGCGGCGGAGGGGCGGCCGCCGGAGGAGGCGGCCCCGGCGGCGGCGGAGGGTGCCGCCGCGGGGGAGGGAGCGTGA